Proteins encoded together in one Desulfosporosinus meridiei DSM 13257 window:
- the mreD gene encoding rod shape-determining protein MreD, translating into MRYILIAVMFLLSLILPGTLFHFWSWSGIKPDLLMLLTIYIAMHHRLHSGLIWGVAAGLLEDLYLGRYIGMYTLTLTVVAFLSYWLAERWYRENFPLTTFMVFIVTAVGQILVAFLSLGAGLHWSLADLGRLVIGVSLYNAILVPLTYPWIHQSFVRGWLRYRPRYER; encoded by the coding sequence GTGCGTTATATTTTGATCGCGGTAATGTTCTTATTAAGCCTGATTTTACCGGGCACACTCTTTCACTTTTGGTCTTGGTCAGGGATCAAGCCTGATTTACTCATGCTTTTAACCATCTATATAGCCATGCATCATAGACTTCACTCAGGTTTAATCTGGGGTGTGGCTGCGGGCTTGTTAGAAGACCTATATTTAGGCCGTTACATCGGAATGTACACTCTGACCCTTACGGTGGTCGCCTTTTTAAGCTATTGGCTGGCCGAACGTTGGTATAGAGAAAACTTTCCTTTGACTACCTTCATGGTGTTTATCGTCACCGCAGTGGGGCAGATCTTAGTGGCTTTTTTAAGCTTAGGTGCCGGACTCCATTGGTCTCTGGCGGACCTGGGCCGACTGGTCATAGGAGTCTCCTTATATAACGCCATCTTAGTACCCTTAACTTACCCTTGGATTCATCAGTCCTTTGTAAGGGGCTGGTTAAGGTATCGCCCGAGATATGAACGTTAG
- the mreC gene encoding rod shape-determining protein MreC, which produces MVRKRVNVTGIAVLVFFLLLGVLIAIRFTGLGSNFPNPVGGVMQRVFSPLESPILQIGNAIRDNTRAIWDFEEVAKENEELLKKVDQLTGDNLKLKTEILAGMRYNELDQGQFRSPTLDKFEKVGASVINRNPTTWYRTLTLNRGTQDGVAINCPVIGDLGIVGKIVSVTPTTSEVLLILDGEGQVSAKVGGSTGTGTFGIVQGNYTRGSRLTSQGNLQMLFRRDDSVNAGDLVLTSGLGGVYPKDVPVGQVKEIQLDPSGLLKTAYIQPLVNFDSLEEVYIVKMGGE; this is translated from the coding sequence ATGGTGAGGAAAAGAGTAAATGTAACGGGAATTGCGGTTCTCGTTTTCTTTCTCTTGTTGGGGGTATTGATAGCAATCCGCTTCACAGGGTTGGGGAGCAATTTCCCTAATCCTGTTGGGGGAGTTATGCAGCGAGTTTTTAGTCCCTTAGAATCCCCTATTCTCCAAATAGGGAATGCAATAAGAGATAATACCAGGGCAATCTGGGACTTTGAGGAAGTCGCCAAAGAAAATGAGGAACTCCTTAAGAAGGTTGACCAGTTGACCGGAGATAACCTTAAGCTGAAAACAGAAATCTTGGCCGGGATGCGTTATAACGAGCTGGACCAAGGTCAATTTCGCAGTCCGACCCTGGATAAATTTGAAAAGGTTGGAGCCAGTGTCATTAACCGTAATCCAACAACCTGGTATCGTACTTTAACCTTAAATCGCGGCACTCAAGATGGGGTGGCCATTAATTGCCCGGTTATTGGGGATTTGGGAATTGTGGGGAAAATCGTATCCGTTACCCCAACCACCTCGGAAGTCTTATTGATCCTCGATGGGGAAGGGCAAGTCAGCGCCAAGGTAGGGGGCAGCACCGGTACCGGTACCTTTGGAATCGTACAAGGGAACTATACACGAGGCTCTCGCCTGACCTCACAAGGTAATCTACAAATGCTTTTTCGCAGAGATGATAGTGTTAATGCTGGAGACTTAGTACTGACCTCCGGGCTGGGAGGGGTTTACCCTAAAGACGTTCCCGTGGGGCAGGTTAAGGAAATCCAATTAGATCCTTCAGGTTTATTGAAGACGGCCTATATTCAACCACTGGTCAATTTTGACTCTCTTGAAGAGGTTTACATCGTAAAAATGGGTGGTGAATAA
- a CDS encoding rod shape-determining protein, with protein sequence MFNFFSKDLGIDLGTANTVVHAKGRGIVVREPSVVAMDISTKTPMAVGDSAKEMIGRTPSNIVAIRPLKDGVISDFNVTQKMLKYFISRALGTEHPFIRPRVVICVPSGVTPVEERAVKEAAMAAGAKDPIILEEPMAAAIGAGLPVSEPTGNMIVDIGGGTTEVAVISLGGIVTSRSIRVAGDEMDDAIIAHIKRRYNLMVGYRTAETLKFEIGYAYKAEKGMYTVRGRDLLTGLPKTIEVTSEEIQEALQEPVMAIVDAVKSCLEKTPPELSSDIMDRGIMMAGGGSLLRNLDRLISEETGIAVHIAEDPLSCVAIGTGNVLEHAEILRRIAASQKS encoded by the coding sequence ATGTTTAATTTTTTTAGCAAGGATTTAGGTATAGATTTAGGAACTGCGAATACAGTAGTTCATGCCAAGGGGAGAGGGATTGTGGTACGGGAACCCTCAGTAGTGGCTATGGACATAAGCACGAAGACCCCCATGGCTGTGGGAGACAGTGCCAAGGAAATGATTGGCCGGACACCCAGCAACATCGTGGCAATTCGCCCCTTAAAAGATGGAGTTATCTCTGATTTTAACGTAACTCAAAAAATGCTCAAGTATTTTATCAGCAGAGCTTTAGGAACGGAGCATCCCTTTATCCGCCCTCGGGTGGTTATCTGCGTACCCTCGGGAGTCACTCCTGTGGAAGAACGGGCAGTCAAAGAAGCGGCTATGGCTGCCGGAGCCAAAGATCCCATAATTTTAGAAGAGCCTATGGCAGCGGCCATCGGTGCCGGACTCCCGGTCAGTGAACCGACAGGAAATATGATCGTGGATATTGGTGGCGGGACAACAGAAGTTGCTGTAATTTCCTTAGGGGGAATTGTAACCAGCCGTTCAATTCGTGTAGCTGGGGATGAGATGGATGATGCCATCATTGCCCACATAAAACGACGCTATAATTTAATGGTCGGTTATCGGACTGCTGAAACCCTTAAATTCGAAATCGGCTATGCTTACAAAGCGGAAAAAGGAATGTACACTGTCCGGGGACGGGATTTGCTGACAGGACTTCCAAAAACCATCGAAGTAACTTCGGAAGAAATTCAGGAAGCTCTTCAGGAGCCGGTCATGGCAATCGTAGATGCCGTGAAATCCTGTTTAGAAAAGACTCCACCAGAATTATCATCCGACATCATGGATCGGGGCATAATGATGGCAGGCGGTGGGTCATTATTACGTAATCTCGATCGACTAATCTCAGAAGAAACGGGTATTGCTGTCCACATAGCGGAGGATCCTTTGTCCTGTGTCGCTATTGGCACAGGAAATGTCTTAGAACATGCTGAAATCCTTCGTAGAATCGCCGCCTCGCAAAAGAGCTAA
- the radC gene encoding RadC family protein, whose translation MDYRRLKDLPVELLPRERLCQLGPEALSNHEVLAILLRTGIKGENVLTLAERILASVGGLAGLGKLTVHELAQIHGLGRAKSAEVKAALELGRRSVSVDPLSRPVVNSPQDVAHIVMEEMRYLDREHFRVVSLSTKNHVLGISSVSIGSLNSSLVHPRECFKEAIRRNSNAIILLHNHPSGDPTPSQEDIEVTRRLADGGKILGIEVLDHVIIGDNRYISLKERGIL comes from the coding sequence ATGGATTATCGGCGTTTGAAGGATTTGCCGGTGGAGCTTTTACCCCGTGAACGACTTTGTCAGTTAGGGCCTGAGGCCTTATCAAATCATGAAGTTCTGGCCATTCTCTTACGGACAGGTATTAAGGGTGAAAATGTTTTAACCTTAGCAGAACGAATCTTGGCCAGTGTTGGTGGGCTTGCGGGTCTGGGAAAACTGACGGTTCATGAGTTAGCACAAATTCATGGCTTAGGACGGGCGAAATCCGCAGAAGTAAAGGCGGCCCTGGAATTAGGGCGTCGTTCAGTTTCAGTGGACCCACTGTCCAGACCGGTGGTCAACTCTCCTCAAGATGTCGCTCATATTGTTATGGAAGAAATGAGGTACCTTGATCGTGAACATTTTCGGGTAGTGTCCCTCTCAACCAAAAATCATGTGTTGGGGATCAGCTCGGTTTCAATAGGATCGCTTAATTCATCCCTGGTGCATCCGAGGGAATGTTTCAAAGAGGCAATACGGCGCAACTCTAACGCCATTATTTTATTGCACAATCACCCCAGTGGAGATCCGACCCCTAGTCAAGAAGATATTGAAGTAACCCGTCGCTTGGCAGATGGGGGAAAGATACTTGGAATTGAAGTATTAGATCACGTGATTATCGGGGATAATCGCTATATTAGCTTAAAAGAACGGGGAATCCTATAG
- a CDS encoding Maf family protein, with protein MLVLASSSPRRSLLLGQGGYVFETVQASVSEELEEGISPFIGVKLLAERKAKAGLTNWLELGGDKQDVIMGADTMVVLDSCILGKPGSALEAEEMLLRLSGRTHKVLTGVALISGSGKLVADVIETVVNFRLLGVDEIKAYIAGGEPMDKAGSYGIQGEAGKFVTSIEGSLTNVIGLPMEYLSEQLKTWGIEQTNITSREVDDGLSAFEGFAGGAFTP; from the coding sequence ATGCTCGTACTTGCTTCTTCATCTCCACGAAGATCTTTATTGCTAGGTCAGGGAGGATACGTTTTTGAAACGGTTCAGGCTTCTGTCTCAGAAGAACTGGAAGAAGGCATTTCTCCGTTCATAGGGGTTAAACTCTTAGCTGAACGCAAGGCTAAAGCGGGATTAACCAATTGGCTGGAGCTTGGAGGGGACAAGCAGGATGTAATAATGGGCGCAGATACAATGGTCGTTCTCGATTCCTGTATTTTAGGCAAACCCGGCTCTGCTCTGGAAGCAGAGGAGATGCTCCTAAGATTGAGCGGTCGTACTCATAAAGTTCTAACCGGCGTAGCCTTAATCTCCGGATCCGGAAAACTTGTTGCTGATGTGATTGAAACTGTCGTAAATTTTCGCCTACTTGGTGTGGATGAAATAAAAGCCTACATAGCCGGTGGAGAACCGATGGATAAGGCAGGCTCATATGGAATTCAGGGAGAAGCCGGGAAATTCGTAACTTCCATAGAAGGTTCCCTGACAAACGTCATTGGCTTACCAATGGAATATCTCTCGGAACAGCTTAAGACGTGGGGGATTGAGCAGACAAACATCACCTCACGCGAGGTGGATGATGGATTATCGGCGTTTGAAGGATTTGCCGGTGGAGCTTTTACCCCGTGA
- a CDS encoding DUF4321 domain-containing protein produces MAVGRNSSGTGRALLLIMIGAALGTLVGFGLDKYGLFAPFLRPAVIDIPSHTYVDFFFLSLSFGCRISITIATLLGAMGGYILSRKV; encoded by the coding sequence ATGGCAGTTGGACGGAATTCCTCAGGGACTGGTAGAGCCCTTTTGCTGATCATGATTGGGGCGGCCCTGGGAACTTTGGTTGGGTTTGGCTTGGATAAATACGGGCTTTTTGCTCCGTTTTTACGGCCTGCTGTCATTGACATACCTTCACACACCTACGTAGATTTCTTTTTTCTCTCGCTTTCCTTTGGCTGTCGCATAAGTATTACGATTGCAACGCTCTTAGGGGCTATGGGAGGGTATATCCTATCAAGGAAGGTGTAA